A region from the Anaerolineae bacterium genome encodes:
- a CDS encoding CTP:molybdopterin cytidylyltransferase has product MGEPKLALPWGKTTVIGAVIQALVEGGAEAGLQGILVVTGGHQPLVEDLLRQISSRIPLRWTFNPRYTGEMFLSLQEGLKHTLPTTQAALVVLGDQPQILATTVRLILQRYQTEHQPLIAPSYQMRRGHPWLVDRSLWNDLLALSAPQTLRDFFLRHSDKVDYLVVDTPSVLKDIDTPKDYQREKPLE; this is encoded by the coding sequence ATGGGAGAACCCAAACTGGCTCTACCCTGGGGTAAGACAACCGTGATCGGAGCGGTCATTCAAGCCCTGGTGGAAGGCGGAGCAGAGGCTGGCTTACAAGGGATTCTGGTTGTCACCGGCGGTCATCAACCTTTGGTAGAAGACCTTTTGCGCCAAATCTCTTCTCGCATTCCGCTGCGCTGGACATTTAACCCGCGCTATACCGGTGAAATGTTTCTCTCCCTGCAAGAGGGCTTGAAGCACACCTTACCCACCACGCAAGCTGCTTTGGTTGTACTCGGAGACCAACCTCAAATTTTAGCCACTACCGTACGCCTGATTCTGCAACGTTATCAGACAGAACATCAGCCCCTGATTGCGCCAAGCTACCAGATGCGGCGCGGTCACCCCTGGTTGGTTGATCGCTCGTTATGGAATGACCTGCTTGCCCTATCTGCGCCACAAACGCTGCGCGATTTCTTTCTGAGACATTCTGACAAGGTAGACTATCTCGTTGTCGACACGCCAAGTGTGCTGAAGGATATTGACACTCCTAAGGACTATCAGCGCGAGAAACCTCTCGAATAA
- a CDS encoding Iojap protein — translation MLENKKGEDILLLDLREIAPFTDFFILCSGTSDRMLQALADAAVEWIRDHYHFKGRLEGEGIDGWILVDFGDVILHLFAPEKRSYYNLEELWSAGKVLLHLQ, via the coding sequence GTGCTGGAAAACAAAAAAGGGGAAGATATCCTGCTTTTGGATTTGCGAGAGATTGCTCCCTTTACCGATTTCTTCATCCTGTGTAGTGGCACCAGTGACCGTATGCTTCAAGCCCTGGCAGACGCTGCGGTGGAATGGATCCGTGACCACTACCACTTCAAGGGTCGCCTGGAGGGTGAAGGGATTGATGGCTGGATTCTGGTGGACTTTGGGGATGTCATTTTACACCTCTTCGCCCCCGAGAAGCGATCATACTATAACCTGGAAGAGCTGTGGAGCGCCGGCAAGGTGCTTTTGCACCTGCAATAG
- a CDS encoding Phosphate regulon transcriptional regulatory protein PhoB (SphR) produces the protein MITKSDSEKIALIVEDETDTAEMLAEMIRLCGYKAQHAYSAQPVLNLLVQQKPHLLLLDIILPDTNGIELLRAIRAERQFDDLPVILISGNCQPSDIEKGLLAGASAYLTKPVAFWELRETIEKLLQHQTTSL, from the coding sequence ATGATAACGAAATCGGATTCTGAAAAAATTGCTCTGATTGTCGAAGACGAGACTGATACAGCGGAGATGCTGGCAGAGATGATCCGCCTTTGCGGATACAAAGCCCAACATGCCTATTCTGCCCAGCCAGTTCTTAATCTTTTGGTTCAGCAAAAGCCGCATTTGCTGCTGTTGGATATCATCCTTCCGGACACCAATGGGATCGAGTTGCTGCGCGCCATCCGCGCCGAAAGGCAATTTGACGACTTACCGGTGATCCTGATCTCCGGCAATTGCCAGCCCAGCGATATCGAGAAAGGACTGTTGGCAGGAGCATCTGCATACCTGACCAAGCCGGTCGCCTTTTGGGAGTTAAGAGAAACCATCGAAAAACTGCTCCAGCATCAAACCACCTCTCTATGA
- a CDS encoding Trimethylamine methyltransferase family protein — protein MIIHQNSTPQWRILDETSCQKIVEGAYQVLERTGVLVLNDKAQQLLRKAGCVADGTRFFVSPALVQKALSTAPRHFTIWGRDEKDSICIQPGRVHFGPGPTCTYFIDPYTGERRRSRRGDAAYVARVCEGLENMDYVMSLSIFDDVSPALSPLYEFAEMIAATHKPVVAWATEPNVLAEIFQVACAVAGGENAFREKPNFAFFATYESPLRLADGQLGCLLWGAEHHIPLICLGGPTVGLESPPTGASALVLYLASALAALTIVQLQTPGAPMMIGAALGAMDLRTARPAYGSPELSLYTAAAAELAHYLNLPFMGTGGASESKSVDAQASMEITLQVLLSALSGADLVHDVGFLDCADIGSLELLILTDEAIGMARRILRGVEVNQHTLMLDLIEQVGPGSHFLSQPRAVALCKSEIWVPKLGDRNAYAIWEKNGKKSFDERLNQHLMRILNTVPEVSLPKELQGEIRRILAAAENRLPG, from the coding sequence ATGATCATTCATCAAAACAGCACTCCCCAATGGCGAATTCTGGATGAAACAAGTTGTCAAAAGATCGTTGAAGGAGCCTATCAGGTTCTTGAGCGCACCGGCGTTTTGGTGCTGAATGACAAAGCCCAACAGCTTCTGCGGAAGGCTGGCTGCGTAGCAGATGGGACACGTTTTTTTGTCTCCCCTGCTTTGGTGCAAAAGGCGCTCTCGACTGCTCCACGCCATTTCACGATTTGGGGAAGGGATGAGAAAGATTCTATTTGTATCCAGCCTGGGCGAGTGCATTTTGGTCCTGGCCCCACCTGCACCTATTTTATCGATCCCTACACGGGCGAAAGAAGGCGTTCCCGTCGCGGGGATGCTGCCTATGTGGCGCGAGTGTGTGAGGGATTGGAAAATATGGATTATGTGATGAGTTTGAGCATCTTTGACGATGTCTCCCCTGCTCTTTCGCCATTATATGAGTTTGCCGAAATGATCGCGGCTACGCATAAACCGGTTGTAGCCTGGGCGACCGAACCGAATGTTCTGGCAGAAATTTTTCAAGTCGCCTGCGCCGTCGCCGGTGGAGAAAATGCATTTCGAGAAAAACCCAACTTTGCTTTCTTTGCCACTTACGAGTCACCCTTACGGCTGGCAGATGGCCAACTGGGTTGTCTCTTATGGGGAGCAGAACATCATATTCCACTCATCTGTTTAGGAGGTCCAACAGTGGGGTTGGAATCGCCTCCAACCGGCGCCAGCGCGCTGGTCTTGTATCTGGCGTCTGCTCTGGCTGCCTTGACGATCGTGCAGTTGCAGACACCAGGTGCGCCGATGATGATCGGAGCGGCTCTCGGCGCAATGGATTTACGCACTGCTCGGCCGGCTTACGGATCACCAGAATTGAGTCTCTATACAGCCGCGGCGGCTGAGCTTGCCCATTATTTGAATTTACCATTCATGGGCACTGGTGGGGCTTCGGAAAGTAAAAGTGTCGATGCTCAAGCCAGCATGGAGATCACCCTCCAGGTTTTGCTTTCCGCTCTGAGTGGGGCGGATTTGGTGCATGATGTCGGCTTCCTCGATTGCGCTGATATTGGATCGCTGGAGTTGCTAATCCTGACAGATGAGGCGATTGGAATGGCAAGGCGGATCTTGAGGGGGGTGGAGGTCAATCAACATACGTTGATGCTGGACTTAATTGAGCAGGTAGGACCAGGTTCTCATTTTCTCTCGCAACCGCGCGCCGTTGCCTTGTGTAAATCGGAAATCTGGGTACCAAAACTTGGTGACCGAAACGCTTATGCTATCTGGGAAAAGAACGGGAAGAAATCGTTTGATGAGCGCTTAAATCAGCACCTGATGAGGATTTTAAATACAGTTCCTGAGGTAAGCTTACCCAAAGAACTTCAAGGCGAGATTAGGCGCATTTTAGCGGCGGCAGAAAACAGACTGCCTGGCTAA
- a CDS encoding hydantoin racemase, with the protein MILLDDVYPAFPGDVRNASAYPFPIQYEIAEGVDIYRLVREEDKSPCLTPLLRAAQRLERLGCRAILAECGYFAYFQREVAEAVNVPVFLSSLLQVPFAQQIISSNQVVGILVANSHYLTDRHLSSVGIQPGTNYVIGGAMDDGRCEEFDRLWTAGIRPALPEADYEKAEREFLQVAIDFYRNHPNMGAMVLECTGFPPFARALQREIEIPIFSWGTLLDYAYSVVVHRDYYGHV; encoded by the coding sequence GTGATCTTGTTGGATGATGTTTATCCAGCCTTTCCGGGTGATGTGCGGAATGCCAGCGCGTATCCCTTTCCGATCCAGTATGAGATTGCCGAGGGGGTGGATATCTATCGATTGGTACGTGAGGAAGATAAGAGTCCCTGTTTAACTCCATTACTGCGCGCCGCACAGCGCTTAGAGAGGCTGGGATGCCGCGCCATTCTCGCCGAATGCGGTTATTTTGCATATTTTCAACGCGAAGTCGCTGAAGCGGTCAATGTGCCGGTATTCCTTTCTAGCCTGTTGCAGGTGCCATTTGCCCAGCAAATCATTTCGTCTAATCAGGTGGTGGGCATCCTGGTAGCAAATTCACACTACTTAACTGATCGCCATTTGTCATCCGTTGGCATCCAGCCGGGTACAAATTATGTTATTGGTGGTGCCATGGACGATGGACGCTGTGAGGAGTTTGATCGCTTGTGGACTGCAGGCATCCGCCCGGCGTTGCCCGAAGCTGATTACGAGAAGGCAGAGCGGGAATTTCTTCAAGTGGCGATTGACTTCTATCGTAATCACCCGAATATGGGAGCGATGGTTTTAGAGTGCACTGGCTTTCCCCCTTTTGCACGGGCTTTGCAACGCGAAATTGAAATCCCGATCTTTAGTTGGGGGACATTGCTGGATTATGCTTACTCGGTCGTTGTCCATCGTGATTACTACGGGCATGTCTAA
- a CDS encoding 2'-5' RNA ligase, with the protein MNQVLRAFIAIELPSEVQKKLSQVIQRLQEQLRDVSIRWVKPHNIHLTLKFLGEVSLNNLETIKQILVKEAAEVSPFEFSIGELGAFPNVKRPRVLWLHVAAPPELFALQRSIDTQTERLGYVSEERTYSPHITVGRVNRQVTPEDIHRISTLLQKTHIGLVEVVSVSTVTLFRSDLHPDGSVYTPLAVVSLKNSILDKR; encoded by the coding sequence ATGAACCAAGTCCTGCGCGCCTTTATCGCCATTGAACTTCCCTCCGAAGTGCAGAAGAAACTGAGTCAGGTCATCCAGCGCCTACAAGAACAACTCCGCGATGTTTCGATTCGCTGGGTAAAGCCGCACAACATCCACCTGACCCTGAAGTTCTTAGGCGAGGTATCGCTCAATAATCTCGAAACCATCAAGCAAATTCTGGTCAAAGAGGCTGCCGAGGTTTCGCCTTTTGAGTTTAGCATAGGAGAACTCGGCGCGTTTCCCAATGTAAAGCGCCCGCGTGTGCTCTGGTTACATGTAGCCGCCCCGCCGGAACTCTTCGCTCTGCAACGCTCCATCGATACGCAAACCGAAAGGCTTGGCTACGTGTCCGAAGAGCGTACTTATTCTCCCCATATTACGGTGGGGAGGGTAAACCGCCAGGTCACTCCGGAAGATATTCACCGCATCTCAACCCTTCTCCAAAAAACGCATATCGGACTTGTCGAGGTTGTGAGCGTATCAACCGTTACCCTATTTCGAAGCGATCTCCATCCCGATGGGTCTGTTTATACTCCCCTTGCTGTCGTTTCGCTAAAAAACTCCATCCTTGATAAGAGGTGA